The stretch of DNA ATCACAGCATCCCCAGGGCTCAGCACCTAAGTGGGAGCACTGGTCCCTGCTGTCCCGGAGCTCCTGTGGCTCCATGCCTGGTGCTCACAGGAAACCACACCTACACAGGCCCTGGCCTCCTGTAGCCATTGCCTTCAGGACCTCTCCTCTTTCATGCCCCTCTGCATCTGACCTAAGACCCACCTATttgcccctcccccatcccccactgcTGCCCTTGCCTCAGCTCCTGACTGGGTAGTCCCCAAAGCCCAGCCCCTTGCTCTGGTCCAACAGTCAAGGCAGGCCAAGTGCAAAGAAGAGGCTGGGCCAAGGGACACGAGTTGTACTGACTTTATTCCCCTTCACTCTTCTCACTCGCATGCCTGCTGTGCCCCACACTCTGGGGCTGTGGGGTGCCTGTACACGAGCAGTTGTCAGTGGTCTCAGCACACGCCTGGGCATGGCCATTCTGCCACCACCAAGCCCTCTGTGAAGGGCACCGTGGAGACTACAGCAGCATGAGCCAGGGTTGAAGGCTCCCAGAACTGTGGCCACAGGGCTTGAGTTCATCACTCTGGCCACCCATCCCCAGCTGGCCTGAGACCAAAGAGCCCCAAGGAGCCTGGTAGACCCGGGCTCCAGGCCTCGGTTCTAGTCAAACAGGCTGAGAAGTCCAGATGGACAGTGGGTCCCCCACAGATCTCCTTGGGAGGGGATGATCctgcccccttcccccagccctgggAAGTGAGGGTGGTGCCCCAGTCCCCTCATTCTGACATctgggggctttttttttttttttttttaaataaaaaggagatgTAAAAGCTAGTAAAACAGAAACCCCTATCCATACTGGAACTGCTGAGGTGCCATTATTGCTTCTGGCCTTGTGGTCTGGCAGGAAAGGAGCCCCCACCAACAATGGCCCAAGTGAAGAGTGTTTAGCACCAGGGACACAGGCTCCTATCCCCAGTGGGGCAGGGACCTCCCAGGAGAGGGGTTGGTTGTGCCCACCTGGAGCTCCCGTGACCGTCTTGACCAGTCCCTGGCCAGCTGTCTGGACCCCTCGCCTGATCCCAGAGGGGAAGTGTACAAGAACAGGAAACCCACGTCCCGGGATAGGGTTTCATCCCCACAACTGTCTCTGACCTCTGCTTGTCAGTATGGCCCGACAGGTCTCAGCCGTCAGCCTGGCCAGGGCCACTCAGGCCCGCTCAGACTGTAGTGCGGCCAGCAGGTGATGACACCACCAGCCCCTGTGGGAGACCTGGTGCCAGTGATGGGGATTGGAAACCCATGGAGGTCCCTGCCTACAGCCCACTGGGAGGGATCAACTTTTTTTGGGAAAATGTGAGCCAGCTCCAAAGAGCTGCCAGGCACTGGGACCAGAGGTTAGAAATAGCAacggggagggaggtggggggacCCTGAGGACATCACGGAAGCCCAAAGATCAAGGAGtgcaaggaagaaaaagagctaCAGTAAAGCAGGGGCCTGCAGTCCCCAGCCTTGGGGTGGGGGCCCTGACCGAAAGCCTTCCTCCTTGGGGAGGGGCGAACCTTCTCTCCCCTAGGACAGCAGGGGCACCCGAGTGTATGTCTATAGCTCCAACATCAATTGGGCAGGGAAGCTGCTGGCACTGTCCCCTCCAAGCCCAGAGAACAACCAGGGTGGTGTGGCTTGGATTATAAATCCTCAGATCACTCGGGCACCTCAGGCCTGCCCAAATCTGTACAGAATAAAGTGCTTCGTTTATTGATGATTAAAATGTCCCCAGCTTTCTGCCCCAGCGCCATGGGCCTCACAAGGAGGTCAGAGGGGTTCAGTCCCCCTAACCATTCCCCCAGGGCCCAAGCCTCTTCCCACTCCAGCCATGCTGGGAAGGCAATAGTGTCGGGGAGTGGTGGGGGTTTAAGGTGCAAAGAGTATAACAAACAAAATTGTATAAACACAATAGGAAAGAGCTTAACTAGGAAACATGTAGCTTATGGAACCTTCCTCCCCATATTAAAGGCAGGAATAAAGACAgtaaatgacaacaaaaaaggGTTTCCTATTAGTGCTAGCCTCATGGGGGCAAGCAATGGGGTCTACGCTGTGCCTCCCCAGTCCCCCCAATCCCCCGAGGGGCCTGAACATGCAGGCTCCTTTACCAGCAGTGCTATGGGCGCCCCACCCACCGGTGCAGAGGCCCAGGAGGGACGAGGATGCTGGAGCCAGCCAGGGACAGGTTGTGGCAGGGTCTAGAGGGAGGATAAGGCCTAGAGTGGGCCTTTGGGGGAGCAGAGATGGACGCAGCCACACTTGTTCCTTCTGGTGTGGGATATATGGCCAGAGTAGCTGGTGAGGAACTGGGGTGCTCTGTGAGCAgccaccctgcccctgccccactaATAGCACCTTGAAACCCTACCAACACTATCCAAGCCTCATCCTAGGACTCTGCCCCCGAAGCTGGTGCCGCTAGTCAGTCTGTCTGCCCACCCAGGGTCTGGCTCACAGTGCTGTGAGGCACAGCAGCTTCTGGGGACATCTCTGGGACTCAGGACCCTTGGTGCCACCTGGTGCAGGTCAGAGTGAGTGGGGAAGGCAAGTCCCTGGGGTccagcccctgcctgccctgctcCACACAGTGCAGCACTGGTCTGCAGTCTTCGCACCTCACCACCCCTCACTGCCCACGCTCACCCGGGTCCAGTCTCAGGCCCTGCCTCAGTGCCTGTGGCCCTCAGACCGGGTCTACAACTCCTCAAGGGTTTGCGGGGGTGGCACACCAACTTCTCCCCAAACCCTCCAAGATGAGGAAGCAAATTAGGGGCATAGGGGACATGGGGATGGGTTGCCGAGGCTGACCCAGGCTCCACCTGGCCAACTCTTCTGGTGTAGGCCTTGGCAGAGGGACTGGCCACACCTGCCGCCCAGGCCCCTTTCTTTCTGCTGCAGACCCCCAGCACCCCCCTCACCTGGAGGCGGGTGCTGcaaatagtttctttttccttcacttccaaaaaaaaaaaaaaaaaaagtaaaggcttCAAGGAGTCACAGAAAGTGGGGGCACTTGGTAGTGAGGTGCCCTCCACCAGCTCTGCTCTGGGGGCCGCCAGCCTGCACACCCCTCATGGTCGGGGCCTCAGGCAGGGCACATCCAGCCACTTCTGGACGTGGAGCAGGGCCCAGGCCCGCACTGCTGTGCTCCCCGGAAAGGCAGTGGGTCCCTCCCGGAGTGGGCCCTGGCTCCAGGCCCCAGCGGGTGCACGGGTGCAGCTCGGCAGCTAGTTGTTGGCGTTCATCCTCCCGCCGGTGCCGGCAGTGGTAGGGAAGAGCGGAGGCGGGGGCggcaggtggggtgggggtggcagggtCTGGGGCAGCCCCGGGAGCAGGGGCAGTGCGTGCGCCTGGGGCTGGGTTGGGGGCAGGCCTGGGGCAGCGGAGGTGCCGTCGCCGGCCAGGGGGTGGCTGACACGGAAGCACTTCTCCTTGTGGGCCTTGAGCATGTTGGAGAAGCGGAAGCGCTGGCCGCACACGTCGCATGGGTACGGCTTCTCGCCCGTGTGCGTGCGCCGGTGCCGCTTCATGTTGGGCCGGCTGGTGAAGCTCTTGCCACAGATCTCGCAGATGTACGGCTTCTCTCCTGGGGGTTGGGGATGGGCAGCAGGGCGTCAGTGAGGGGTCGCCACACCCGTCTGGGGCCAGTGTCCGTCTCCCATGGGGGGCATAGTTGGACCCAGCCCTGGCGCTCAGATCCTCCCCGACCCTGGGGCATTTTGTGCCAGCCTCACCCAACCCCGGGAAGCAGGAAGGATGGGTAAACGGAGGCCCCGACTTGAGAAGGGGTGTGGCCAAGATTATTCCAGGTGTCCTGAGCGGGGCTGAGAAGGGGTCCCGGCCCAGCATGGGCCTGAGGCTGTCCCACGTCCCACAGGGCAGCCGCACCTGTGTGGGTCTTCATGTGCTCATCGAAGTACTGCTTCATGTTGAAGTCCTTGCCGCACCACTGGCACATGAACTGCTTGTGGCCAATGTGGATGCTCATGTGTGACCGCAGCTGGTACTTGTACTGGAAGCGCTCATTGCAGTTCTGGGGGTGGGGTTTGGGGGTGAGGCCCAGGCACAGAGCAGAAGAACAGCCTTTGTGGAGGGAACAGCTCCCCTGTGGCCACAGGGCCAAGGAGGGACACACTCAGGGGCTCCTGGGCAAGGAGATGGGGACGTGAGGGCAAGCCGAGGTGCATCTGGATGGGCAGTGCATGGGCACAAGGAGAGGCCACAAGCACCCAAGACTTAGGTGGGGAATGGAGGTCAGGAAGTGGGAAAAAGCCACAGAGTAGAGGGAACCCCATGCTTAAGGCATGAGGTCCCTCATTCTTCCTCCTGATCAGaagcccagcccctgcccccacctccccacctgcAGCTCTGTTGTCTCATCTCTGAGCTCCAGGCCTGGGATGCTCCTGAATCCGCCTCCCCAGAAAGCCTGCTCCTGGGGCTGCAGCCCACACACACTTCCCACCCTGAGTGTGTGGGGCCGGGTTGGGGAAGGACGGGCAGGATGGGGGTGGGCCAGAGAAGAGTAGGGgctgggtgggagtgggaggcaggggctgcagacCTCAGAGGgtgggtctctctctttctggacCCTACATTCCGCCCCCTAGCCCTTTGTTTTTCAGCAGCTGCTCTCCCTGATTCCTGCCCCTCCCAGGTGGCCCCTCGGGCAGGCCAGGCAGGAGATGGAAGCTCACCTCACATCTGAACGGCTTCTCCCCTGAGTGCTGCAGGGAGTGCACCTTGAGGGACATGCTGCGCTTGAAGGACTTTCCACAGGTCTCGCAGGTGAAGGGCATGTCCTTGGTGTGGGCTACGAGGTGGGCACCAGGGCCGTCATGTCTTACGGGCCTGCCCAAGCACCCCCACATTGGGCCCAGACCCTGCCTCCTGGGGCAGCCCTGTGCCACCACCCTTCCCTGGGGCTGGCCTTATACCCTGTCACAGGACCTGTGCTGATTCCCAGGAGAGGCCCCCTGCCTCCATGGCTGGGTCTCCTATCTGCTCTGAAGGTCTGCCTCAGACATGTCGGGGCTCTGTGGTTCTTCAGCCTCTGGCCAATTGAAGTGGCCAAGGCTGCCTTGCCCACAAAGCTTCAGGGAAGGACCCTGGATGGGCCTGGCTTCAGCTCAAATCCTGGCCCAACCACTGGCTTCCTGCTcagtctctctgggcctcagcttcctcttctataaaaagGGACTCATAGTGGTCCTGAGCTTCAGGGATGGTGGGCTTTATAGGGGACCATATGCAGAAAGGCCCTGGCCTCAGGCCCTAGCCAGCAGTCTGGAGGAAGTTAGCTGCACTCCTCCCAGCACCCACGGATAGCTGAGGACCAACAAACTTTAAGGATCTGGTAGGAGGCCACTGGAGACAGAAGGCTCCCCTCCAAGCTCACAGACACCAGTCCTGGTTTACCCAGCATGCTCCCGGCTGAGACCTAAGCCGCAGGGTCCCAGCTTCCAGTCAGTTCACACTGGAGGGCCCCCAGCACTGTCCCATGGAGAAAGGGATTAGGACCTGGCCAGGGGCTCACTGTCCGCCTTGGCTACCCCTCCCCCTCAAGGCCCAGACTTGGGGCGGGCAAGGAAGGCAGGGCTACAGGGACATGAGACTCTGCCAGGCCCACATCCAGTGGGTAGGCAGCCTTGCCTGGGGCAGTGGAGTGGCCATAACACACACTTGGGGGACCTCCTTACTGTGTTCAGGCATGAACCCTGAGGGGAGGCTGCAGTCAGAGAGGCCTGAAGCCCTATGAGGACCAGAAGGTAAGAAAGAATCAGAGGCACAGCTGTCATCAAACTGACACAGGGCCTGTACCAGCCCATACAGCACTTTGTATAATTAGGAAAAGGTATTCCTTTCCCTGAGTGGACACAAGCTCATGCCAGGATGCACAGTCTGGTTAGCAGTGTGCCAGCTTGATTCCAGTTCCCACCTGCCATCTTGTCCAGGCACCCTTGTGCAATGTGCAGCCTGCCCAACTGTACGTGCCAGCCCTGGCCCCAGAGCCTATCCAGGCTACACCTGCCACTGCAACCAACCTCCCCAGGCCTCCCAGATGAGAGGGGCCTCCTCACCCCTTCACATTGCCCTTGGATGTGAAGTCTTTCCCATCCACCAGCCAGAAGCTGGTCCATCTCTATCCTCCGGCTCCATCCCCCAGTGGCCCAGACTTACCAACCATGTGCTTACGCACGTGGGCCATGGTGTAGAACTTCTTCTCACAGATCTCGCATGAGAACTTCTTCTCCGCGTAGCCATGCACAATCTTGTTATGCTCATGGAGGGACCAAAGCTTCTTGAAAGCTTTGCCGCATGTCACACACTGCAGAGTAAGAGGACTTGAGGCCCTGGGTCCTAAGTCCCCAGGGCCTTGGACCTGGGCAAGCTACTGCCCCCactggcctcagttttcccacttGAAATATGTTGGAGGGCCCTTGATGCCAGCTCTGATGTTCCTAAGGTTGGGGATGAAAACTCCTTAAACACCCCCAAACACACAGCCTGGTGTCCTCCTTCATCCTTGAGTTAACTAGGGTCAGGGGTCACCTCTTCCAGGAGATTCTCCCCTCTGGGCTCATTTCAACAAGGGCTTCCAAAGGCATCACCCTTTGTCTGTCTGTAGAGCTAAGGCAGACAATCAGCTGAAGGGCCGCCTCTGGTATGGAGGCTACACACAGAGATAACAGGTCCCACAGGGCGAGCCACTATCACTGCTGCCTCCTCCTGCTGGGACCTGTGCCATGACACCATGGATACCCTCAAGAGGATGAGTCCCAGAGGCACTGGCTAAGGAGGACAGCAGGAGTCTCAAGATCCCATCAAGCAGAGTGGATGGACCATATGTCCCCACTTGTTCTCCTGGACCCCTGTCCTGCCCATCTGTGCAGGACAGTCCACAGGGATGGAAGCTAGGCCAAGGCTTGGGCAGAAATTGGTCAGGGTGCCCAGATTGGATGGGGCAGAAGCTTCTTTCTCCTTCAGGAGGGAGACTCAGGTGTGCAGCAGTTAGAGCATCAAAGGGCAGCCCAGGAGGCGGGCAAGTGGGCACAGGTACACAAGGGTGGGGCAGAACGCCAGGTGACCCCCAGGTAACACTTTCTCCACAGGGCACTGCAATTAGCAATTAGCTCAGGCAATTAGCACCCATCTACCTGCTACTTTTCCCCCTTCTCCTGGGCCAGAAGAGGTGAAAACCACCCGTGGGAGCCTGGCTGGCCCTTGAAGCGAGGGCCACCCTGAGAAGTGAGGCTGGCACAGACTCAGGCTGGCTCAAGGCCCGGCAGCCAGCTCAGCTCCCCTGCTTAGCCCCAGCAGCCTCTGCTCTTCCCAGATTTCTCACCCAATCCCTCTTCCCCAGGCCCATGAGAGCTGGCATCCCCAAAGAGCTGAAAGTGGGGGCTGCCTCCTGCTGGGATGCCCCCTACTCTATACAGCACTTTTGTGGGAAGTAGAGGATGGCATTCCTCTGGGCAAACCCCTCCTCCCATCGTGTGCTCATTTGTTGTAGTGCACAACCTGTGAAACTATACACAGCGGCCCTGCTGGCCTTCCTACAGCCCCAGTGTTTGTTAAAACCCTGTCTGACTCATCCCACCCAGAGTGGGCTGTCTTCTGGCCTTGTATGCTCAGACAACTCTCCACTGCCATCCTCCCAAGTCCACGTGTCCCCTTTGTCCCTCTGGCCAAGGGTACTGTTTGTTCCAATCCTCTGCACATCTCTTCATGCACCTAACTCTATCCACCTCTCCCAGGGAGCTCGGCTTGATGTTATCCCCTGAGCTCCAACCACCCTGAGAACTAGGCCTGGGCCAGCCTGTCTGGGGGCTAAGTCTGGTCTCCACAGACCATCTAGGCGCTGGGTGCCCAGAGCCCAGTTCTGGCCTAACCCCACCTGGACAGCCTCTGCCCTGCCCCCAGCCACGTGAGGCCCACCTGGATGTTGCGCTCGCAGTCTGTCTGCCTGTGCAGCAGCAGCTCGCTCTCCAGCAGGAAGCGCTTGCCGCACTGGTCGCAGATCTGCATGCGGCTGTGGGTCACATTCATGTGTTTCTCCAGGTACCAGCGGTTGTTGAAAACTCGTGGGCACTTCTGGCATGGATGGTGCTGCTTCTCCTCCAGCTTCACCTTGGCCCCCAGCCCATCAGTGGCTGGCGGCCCTCGGGCTGATGCAGAGGCCACTCCGGAGGGCGGCTTTGGCCGTTTCCCACCCCGCCGCCCAGCTTCCTCAGGTTCAGGGGTGCTCCGGCGCCGGGCATTCTCCCGGGACCGTGTGGCCATGTGACTGTGGGGAGGGGGGTCTGCCCGGCTGCCTCGGCTTCCCCGTGGCCCCTGCTTGCCCccagcctccccctcctcccccctcctcctcctcagagcTCTCTTGATCCTGCTCGCTgggcccttcctcctcctcctcctcctcctcctcctcctgctcactgtgcccttcctcctcctcctctccctcttctccctgactgccaccctcctcctcctcctcctcctcctcctcctcccgtcCACTGCCAccgccttcctcctcctcctcctcctccccctcctcctcctcgtcgtcctcctcctcctcgtccgaGTGTCTCTGCAGCCCGTCCTCCCGGCCCAGAACCATGGTGGCCGGGCTTGGCCCGGCACCTGGCTTCCCCTCTGGCCCCGTGGACACGTGCAGTGTCTGGTTGTTGAGGTTCACCTCCACGATGATCTGGGACTGCTCCCTGCGGCTGTAGGTGCCAGAACCCCCAAGCTCTTCCTCCAACTCTTCTCCACCCTCCAGCTTGCACAAGCTGGCCGGGGGCCCACCAGCCTCCTCGACACcaccctccttctcctccttaaAGAAGGGCTGGGCTGGCCCAATGGTGGCAGGCACGGTGCCACCAGCAGTCCCTGCCCCGTCCTCAACACGCACCGAGTAAGGGTCAGGGCCCTCGCGGGCGTAGATCTTAGGCAGGCCTGGGGTGTCGGCCTCCTGCTTGATGTCACAGTAGTAGGGCGGTGCAGCTGGAGTGCAGCTGGCAGCCGGCTGGGCCAGGGCCACAGTGCCCGGACCTGGTGGGCCTAGAGAGCGGGCGTCCAGCAGCTCTTGGCAGGACGCAGCGATGTCGGCCATCTGCAGCAACGAGGCCGCGCTGAGCACCTCGTGGACGTTGGCCGCGTTGACCAGCAGTTTGGACGTATAGATGAAGTTGAGGATCTGCTGCAGGCCACCAGGTGCCAGCGCCTCCAGGGACAGCTCCACACGCTGCAGCTGCTTGTTCTGGGTGAAGAGTGAGTGGAAGAACTGGCTGTAGGCGGCTAGCACACCCTTGTGTGCTGGAAAGACGCTGCGCTGGGGCACCAGCACCAAGTCCACGTCGCAGAGGTCAGGCTGGAAGAGGCGCTGCTCGTTCAGGCGGCCCATCAAGCAGGCAAAGTGCAGCGCCACATCCTCCACCAGCGAGAACTCGGCCGCCGGGGAGTCAGTTGTCTTCTCAACCAGCAACTGCGGGGACAGAGGGCACAGGAGTGGGTCAAGGCCAGTGGGCCCCTGCCCGCCCTTCCCCTCGCACCACCCGCAGCGTGGCCGGCCATCCAGGAGGCAGCCCATCACCGGTGGCTCCACTTTACAGCAACAGAAGCCAAAGCTCTAGCAAGGAAGGAATTCAAGCCTGAGGGAGCTGCCCTCAGAGCTCAGACTCCACTCGTGACCCTCTGAGGCTGAAGATCAGGTCCTGTCACTTTTCTGGGCCTCTGGGTGGTCTcctgtgaaatgggaaaagtcatcccaggaagggaaagagaaggaaaggggacGAAAGAGAGACCACAGTGACCAACCATCCAGGTTTGCCAGGGACCTGGGCATTTTCTGGGGTGCAGGGCTTTCAGTGCTAGAACCAGGACCATCGCAGGCACACCAGGACTAGGTGGTCCCCCCAGGAGGGCCACAGGCATTCCTTCAGCGTTTCTCAGCCCTGT from Piliocolobus tephrosceles isolate RC106 chromosome 2, ASM277652v3, whole genome shotgun sequence encodes:
- the ZBTB47 gene encoding LOW QUALITY PROTEIN: zinc finger and BTB domain-containing protein 47 (The sequence of the model RefSeq protein was modified relative to this genomic sequence to represent the inferred CDS: deleted 1 base in 1 codon) encodes the protein MLLVEKTTDSPAAEFSLVEDVALHFACLMGRLNEQRLFQPDLCDVDLVLVPQRSVFPAHKGVLAAYSQFFHSLFTQNKQLQRVELSLEALAPGGLQQILNFIYTSKLLVNAANVHEVLSAASLLQMADIAASCQELLDARSLGPPGPGTVALAQPAASCTPAAPPYYCDIKQEADTPGLPKIYAREGPDPYSVRVEDGAGTAGGTVPATIGPAQPFFKEEKEGGVEEAGGPPASLCKLEGGEELEEELGGSGTYSRREQSQIIVEVNLNNQTLHVSTGPEGKPGAGPSPATMVLGREDGLQRHSDEEEEDDEEEEGEEEEEEEGGGSGREEEEEEEEEEGGSQGEEGEEEEEGHSEQEEEEEEEEEEGPSEQDQESSEEEEGEEGEAGGKQGPRGSRGSRADPPPHSHMATRSRENARRRSTPEPEEAGRRGGKRPKPPSGVASASARGPPATDGLGAKVKLEEKQHHPCQKCPRVFNNRWYLEKHMNVTHSRMQICDQCGKRFLLESELLLHRQTDCERNIQCVTCGKAFKKLWSLHEHNKIVHGYAEKKFSCEICEKKFYTMAHVRKHMVAHTKDMPFTCETCGKSFKRSMSLKVHSLQHSGEKPFRCENCNERFQYKYQLRSHMSIHIGHKQFMCQWCGKDFNMKQYFDEHMKTHTGEKPYICEICGKSFTSRPNMKRHRRTHTGEKPYPCDVCGQRFRFSNMLKAHKEKCFRVSHPLAGDGTSAAPGLPPTQPQAHALPLLPGLPQTLPPPPHLPPPPPLFPTTAGTGGRMNANN